The following are encoded in a window of Manihot esculenta cultivar AM560-2 chromosome 8, M.esculenta_v8, whole genome shotgun sequence genomic DNA:
- the LOC110621498 gene encoding uncharacterized protein LOC110621498: MQIDARDHALRDSVNRRVEEARLEENLSATSDARGNLAAVEEDYRSLQFDLHAALEARKKAEEEAARVQKHAQSLEAELSHARKVLKESDERAAAAEVRCEEVLKQLSSIVDALRERDEAVSQKEEVQRQYEQLKVKFDAVLAQKGEAVARVVVLKHELSKQADSIKSLTLATEKSKLQNQQLCQQVQTLEMRCSALLDEAKLAEDRVQLEVEKRLREYKESPELKNEIQQACEARLQNYKDSSEFKTEVAEACERRLVEYKGSKVMKKAIWNKGFRMFVSGFNRGLREARHNPSTPLTELRAKEEDSDGEEVVYGEDDRPLPKGASRTAVGPSEANTELDAEDVEVLDLEEDDAEPQDKDAELGKEGVGPQGQEMVPFVGTGGSEQEDGSPPVDSNVNSVNDNDVNMDDNMPRHVSPLRTVFPSSE, from the coding sequence ATGCAGATAGATGCTCGGGACCACGCTCTCAGGGACTCTGTGAACCGTCGTGTCGAAGAGGCACGCCTTGAGGAGAATTTATCCGCGACCAGTGATGCCCGGGGTAATCTCGCCGCTGTCGAGGAGGACTACAGGTCCCTCCAGTTTGACTTGCACGCGGCCTTGGAGGCCCGTAAGAAGGCTGAGGAAGAGGCAGCTAGGGTGCAAAAGCATGCCCAGTCCCTAGAAGCAGAGTTGTCTCACGCTCGAAAGGTTCTTAAAGAGTCtgacgagagggcagctgcagcaGAGGTTCGTTGTGAGGAggttctgaagcagctatccTCCATAGTGGATGCTTTGCGTGAGAGGGATGAGGCCGTGAGCCAAAAGGAGGAGGTCCAGCGCCAGTATGAGCAGCTGAAGGTAAAATTTGATGCTGTGTTGGCTCAAAAGGGTGAGGCCGTAGCTCGGGTGGTGGTCCTGAAGCATGAGCTGAGTAAGCAAGCTGATAGCATTAAGAGCTTGACTTTGGCGACAGAGAAGTCCAAACTTCAGAATCAGCAACTCTGCCAACAAGTCCAAACTCTGGAGATGAGGTGCTCAGCCCTGCTTGACGAGGCCAAATTAGCCGAGGATAGGGTCCAACTTGAGGTCGAGAAGCGTCTGAGGGAGTATAAGGAGTCCCCCGAGCTGAAGAATGAGAtccagcaggcctgtgaagctcgtcTTCAGAATTATAAGGACTCTTCTGAGTTCAAAACTGAGGTGGCTGAGGCCTGCGAGAGGCGACTTGTGGAATATAAGGGTTCTAAAGTGATGAAGAAGGCCATATGGAATAAGGGCTTCCGTATGTTCGTCTCGGGTTTTAATCGAGGCTTAAGGGAGGCCAGGCATAACCCGTCCACCCCATTGACTGAACTTCGAGCTAAAGAGGAGGATTCTGATGGCGAAGAAGTGGTTTATGGGGAGGACGACAGACCCTTGCCCAAAGGGGCTTCTCGTACTGCGGTTGGGCCTTCTGAGGCAAACACTGAGCTGGATGCGGAAGATGTGGAGGTCCTCGACCTCGAGGAGGACGACGCCGAGCCCCAGGACAAGGATGCAGAGCTGGGAAAAGAAGGCGTTGGGCCTCAGGGGCAGGAAATGGTGCCTTTTGTAGGTACTGGGGGGTCTGAACAAGAGGATGGCAGTCCTCCCGTAGATAGTAATGTAAATAGTGTAAATGATAATGATGTAAATATGGATGATAATATGCCTagacatgtaagtcctttaaggacagtTTTTCCTTCATCAGAGTAG
- the LOC122724440 gene encoding uncharacterized protein LOC122724440: MKSIWNMDTNEKIVIGVDEFGTPWTKEAAALTSFLGVIAKNGQLAPISIRKWNDKAFSTFKKKMLDIVKQRFSYPSSQATDDWILKSLNKKWRDYKGDLKQENYDLSKTKDEIIENAPEGVMEDQWATLVNSWFTEKSQKLSEINIANAKKKKNAHTCGRKIFVRKKFEMEKTRALISERSQDASIDSSELNEQVFQEVMGEEHNGRVRGVGLGPTPTSYYGRKRARNESLDFIQSKKIEFLEKQLEEVTKNYDTVTTTLNGLKAWISKTFPSALEEINEEAINQDHCSPNNISSHSSHNPGHNPGDDI; this comes from the exons ATGAAAAGCATTTGGAATATGGATACAAATGAGAAGATCGTCATCGGAGTAGACGAATTTGGTACTCCTTGGACAAAAGAAGCTGCTGCCCTTACTTCCTTTCTAGGAGTTATTGCAAAAAATGGACAACTTGCACCCATATCCATAAGAAAATGGAATGATAAAGCATTTTCTACATTTAAAAAGAAGATGTTGGACATTGTCAAG CAAAGGTTTTCATATCCTTCGAGTCAGGCAACCGATGATTGGATTTTAAAGTCATTGAACAAAAAATGGAGAGATTATAAAGGTGACTTGAAGCAAGAAAATTATGATCTATCAAAGACAAAGGATGAAATCATAGAAAATGCACCTGAGGGTGTTATGGAAGATCAATGGGCAACCCTTGTAAATTCATGGTTCACTGAGAAGAGTCAG aaGTTAAGTGAGATTAACATAGCAAAtgcaaagaagaagaaaaatgcaCATACTTGTGGAAGAAAAATCTTTGTAAGGAAAAAATTTGAAATG gaaAAAACCCGTGCTCTAATAAGTGAAAGAAGTCAAGATGCTTCAATTGATTCATCTGAATTGAATGAACAAGTTTTTCAAGAAGTTATGGGAGAAGAACACAATGGTAGGGTGAGAGGTGTTGGACTTGGTCCTACTCCAACTAGTTATTATGGTAGAAAGAGAGCAAGAAATGAATCTTTGGATTTTATTCAAtccaaaaaaattgaatttcttGAGAAGCAATTGGAAGAAGTGACTAAAAATTATGACACAGTAACAACAACTTTAAATGGTTTGAAAGCATGGATTTCCAAGACATTTCCTAGTGCTCTAGAG GAAATTAATGAGGAAGCAATTAATCAAGATCATTGTTCTCCAAACAATATTTCATCACACTCAAGTCATAACCCAGGTCATAACCCAGGAGATGATATCTAG
- the LOC110620092 gene encoding fructose-1,6-bisphosphatase, chloroplastic, protein MVSVTKPPSSHLLYSTSQSLPRLSPFQLCVFDTKTLVSFPSTHSSKKKHGAGAAVKCMAVSTASEAETKKKSKFEIQTLTGWLLKQEQAGAIDAELTIVLSSISMACKQIASLVQRAGISNLTGVQGAVNVQGEDQKKLDVVSNEVFSNCLRSSGRTGIIASEEEDVPVAVEESYSGNYIVVFDPLDGSSNIDAAVSTGSIFGIYSPNDECLADIGDGTTLDNAEQRCVVNVCQPGSNLLAAGYCMYSSSVIFVITIGTGVFAFTLDPMYGEFVLTQEKIQIPKAGKIYAFNEGNYQLWDDKLKKYIDDLKDPGPSGKPYSARYIGSLVGDFHRTLLYGGIYGYPRDKKSKNGKLRLLYECAPMSFIVEQAGGKGSDGHQRILDIQPVEIHQRVPLYIGSQEEVEKLEKYLA, encoded by the exons ATGGTTTCTGTGACAAAACCACCATCATCTCACCTACTATACTCAACTTCACAGTCTCTTCCCCGCCTCTCTCCTTTCCAATTATGTGTCTTTGACACCAAAACGCTCGTCTCATTCCCCAGCACTCACAGCAGTAAGAAGAAACATGGTGCTGGTGCAGCTGTCAAGTGCATGGCTGTGAGCACAGCCTCAGAGGCAGAGACAAAGAAGAAGAGTAAGTTTGAGATTCAAACGCTCACTGGTTGGCTGTTGAAGCAGGAACAAGCGGGTGCCATTGATGCTGAACTCACTATTGTTCTTTCTAGCATTTCAATGGCATGCAAGCAGATTGCTTCTTTGGTGCAGAGAGCTGGCATTTCTAACTTAACTGGCGTTCAAGGTGCTGTTAATGTTCAAGGGGAGGACCAGAAGAAGCTTGACGTTGTCTCTAATGAG GTGTTCTCTAACTGCTTGAGGTCAAGTGGGCGGACAGGGATCATAGCATCAGAAGAAGAGGACGTACCAGTTGCAGTTGAAGAAAGTTACTCTGGAAACTATATAGTTGTTTTTGACCCACTTGATGGGTCATCAAACATTGATGCTGCTGTGTCCACTGGATCCATCTTTGGTATATACAGCCCAAATGATGAGTGCCTAGCTGACATTGGTGACGGTACCACT CTTGACAATGCAGAACAGAGATGTGTTGTGAATGTGTGCCAGCCAGGAAGCAACCTTCTTGCGGCTGGCTACTGCATGTATTCAAGCTCAGTGATTTTTGTCATCACAATTGGAACAGGAGTGTTTGCCTTCACCTTGGATCCAATGTATGGGGAATTTGTCTTAACTCAAGAGAAAATCCAGATACCCAAGGCTGGAAAAATCTACGCATTTAATGAAGGAAACTACCAATTGTGGGATGATAAGTTGAAGAAGTACATTGATGACCTTAAAGACCCAGGCCCAAGTGGCAAGCCCTACTCTGCTAGATACATTGGTAGTTTGGTTGGGGACTTTCATCGAACACTTCTATATGGTGGCATTTATGGGTATCCCAGAGACAAGAAGAGCAAGAATGGAAAGCTAAGGCTCTTGTACGAGTGTGCACCTATGAGCTTTATAGTGGAACAAGCTGGTGGAAAAGGATCAGACGGCCATCAGAGAATACTTGATATCCAACCAGTTGAG ATACATCAGCGCGTTCCACTTTACATTGGGAGCCAGGAGGAAGTGGAGAAATTGGAGAAGTATTTGGCTTAA
- the LOC110620462 gene encoding uncharacterized protein LOC110620462, with protein MAFFKFPLVLFISSLLLHAAFCETVCEDLPTDVCAFSIASSGKRCLLETYATRDGKVEYQCRTSEVMVEGMTDYIETDECVNACGVDRNSVGISSDALLEPQFTSKLCSPACFQKCPNIVDLYFNLAAGEGAFLPDLCDAARTNPHRSMIQLMSSGAAPGPVASEASTSFIGAPASAPM; from the exons ATGGCCTTTTTCAAGTTTCCTTTGGTTTTGTTCATCTCCTCCCTCCTCCTCCATGCAGCCTTTTGTGAGACTGTTTGCGAGGATTTGCCAACGGATGTATGCGCATTTTCAATAGCATCATCTGGGAAAAGGTGCTTGTTGGAGACGTATGCGACGAGAGATGGGAAGGTGGAGTACCAGTGCCGGACATCGGAGGTTATGGTTGAGGGAATGACAGATTATATAGAAACCGATGAGTGTGTGAATGCTTGTGGGGTAGATAGAAACTCTGTTGGTATTTCTTCTGATGCACTTCTTGAACCTCAGTTTACTTCTAAGCTTTGCTCTCCAGCTTGTTTCCAGAAATGCCCCAACATTGTCGATCTTTACTTCAACTTGGCTGCCGGCGAAG GTGCATTTTTGCCAGACCTGTGTGATGCAGCAAGGACCAATCCCCACCGTTCGATGATTCAGCTGATGAGCTCAGGTGCAGCCCCTGGTCCTGTTGCGAGCGAGGCATCAACGTCTTTCATTGGCGCTCCTGCTTCAGCTCCTATGTAA
- the LOC110621497 gene encoding protein ENL-like codes for MNAALDALWSGRSVKEATEEVAKTISTRTVGKPLAPPSSRAPKPSTRGVKSARPSSRGRSSSASKFSEASKSPRASGAKAKEDPKIAAQSAKDSELMRTDDLQSFADVSAGLLEVAPADEGGLRDTNEVDPEGQNAQEISSGVVLTKEAESEPAEGAPPRRETTIVSRGTAKEVGSKRPAPSDAPAPVAKKPRASGSAAPALPPLEKKKTSVVPLLSTLDNDILNAEDITHQSPATVVAKIIWERMFGGVTQASNPHLLALSSHLASSTQKQVAFRA; via the coding sequence ATGAACGCGGCGCTGGATGCCCTCTGGTCTGGGCGATCGGTGAAAGAGGCTACCGAGGAGGTGGCCAAGACTATTTCTACTAGAACGGTGGGTAAGCCTCTTGCTCCGCCTTCCTCCCGAGCTCCCAAACCGAGCACCCGGGGAGTTAAATCTGCCAGACCATCTAGCCGCGGCAGGTCGAGCTCGGCTTCCAAGTTTTCTGAAGCCTCTAAGTCTCCGCGGGCTTCTGGTGCAAAAGCGAAGGAGGATCCGAAGATTGCTGCCCAATCAGCTAAGGACTCTGAGCTCATGCGGACAGATGACCTTCAGTCTTTTGCTGACGTCTCCGCGGGGCTTTTGGAGGTTGCCCCCGCCGACGAAGGGGGGCTTAGGGACACGAATGAAGTCGACCCAGAAGGTCAAAATGCCCAAGAAATCTCTTCTGGGGTCGTCCTTACGAAGGAGGCTGAATCTGAGCCCGCGGAGGGGGCTCCTCCTCGAAGGGAGACAACAATTGTTTCTCGGGGCACGGCCAAGGAGGTCGGGAGTAAGCGCCCTGCTCCCTCTGACGCTCCTGCCCCTGTTGCTAAGAAACCCCGAGCCTCCGGAAGTGCTGCCCCTGCCCTGCCTCCGCTCGAGAAGAAGAAGACCTCGGTGGTGCCCCTGCTTTCTACTCTAGACAATGATATCCTGAATGCAGAGGACATCACCCATCAGTCTCCAGCGACCGTGGTCGCTAAAATAATCTGGGAGCGAATGTTCGGTGGAGTTACACAGGCTTCAAATCCTCATTTGTTGGCTCTCTCTAGCCATCTGGCTAGTTCTACTCAAAAGCAGGTGGCCTTCCGGGCTTAG
- the LOC122724439 gene encoding uncharacterized protein LOC122724439, whose amino-acid sequence MGDTSCPLDISHRNEIEHVPSPHTLNPPRLRDNMVELLQDALRDNLPSINDTLMDANVIETSLGDGIEEPQNNPIGNEQLDETSNRETSDIHKFFKEVDAELYPGCKNFSKLSFLIHLYHLKCLNGWTGKSFGMLLELLIDAFPDGTTLPKSVYESKKIIQALGLNYEKIHSCEHDCMLFWGENKDEESCKRIYASAETAKEMRWHEDGRNKDGLLRHPADGEAWKAFDARYPDFSSEPRNVRLGLCSDGFSPFGILSTSHSTWPVVLIPYNTPPWICMKQSSFILSMIIPGKNSPGNDIDIYLQPLISELKELWSGVSTFDSFKKERFSLRAALMWTLNDLPALAMLSGWSTKGKFACPCYASSTSSIWLNNNKKQCYMGHRRWLPEDHIFRKQAEFFDATEELRVAPIRANGSDVLNQLDRIQHTYGKQSKMKKRKKRSNEGNDDSLIGWKKRSIFFELPYWQHNLLRHNLDVMHIEKNVCDNFLDTFLNVAGKSKDNLNARLDLEELSIRSELHAQNCPNGKHRLPPASFTLTKREKNILCGVLQNVKMPDGYASNISRCVRMNENKVVNLKSHDCHILIQYLLPVALKSCSPSKEVISIVIEVASFFRSICSKVIDSKNLDKIQNQIILTLCKMEKTFLPSFFTIMPHLMIHLVEEARMGGPVQYRWMYPLERSFVILKSMVRNKAQPEGSIAEGYVAEECLTFCSRYLQGVESRFNRPLRNPDPPNENVRYLFSSLGKPIGKGENVILDDLSLIQAHRYVLRHSDAIEPFLQEFIDFEKRRRRRGTRLDNSAIYKLLNEKFHDWFRNRVLANSDSSIAEDILSIGRGPNNVVRRFSGYIINGIRFHTLSRENQRLTQNSGVVNTPETGGLEYFGRLTDIIELNYFDNFKVVLFRCDWYDIHHPAGIKCDEFGFTLVNFSRLIHTGEKANDDPYVFSSQVQQVFYVQDPNSPNWHIVIKVTPRDLYDMGKDEEVDDSTDIINDISHFTSFEGNPQWVRDDVGEEDIIYV is encoded by the exons ATGGGTGATACATCTTGTCCTTTAGATATTTCCCATAGAAATGAAATTGAACATGTTCCCAGTCCTCATACCTTAAATCCTCCTAGGTTACGCGATAATATGGTAGAGTTATTGCAGGATGCCTTGCGTGATAATCTTCCATCTATTAATGACACGCTAATGGACGCGAATGTCATAGAAACTAGCTTAGGAGATGGCATTGAGGAGCCCCAAAATAATCCAATTGGTAATGAGCAATTAGATGAAACATCAAATAGAGAAACTAGTgatattcataaattttttaaagaagtGGATGCAGAGTTATATCCAGGGTGTAAGAACTTTTCTAAACTTTCATTTCTGATTCATTTATACCACCTAAAATGCTTGAATGGATGGACAGGAAAATCATTTGGTATGCTTCTTGAGTTACTAATAGATGCATTTCCTGATGGAACAACTTTACCCAAATCTGTTTAtgaatccaaaaaaataattcaagcaTTAGGTTTAAATTACGAGAAAATCCACTCTTGTGAACATGATTGTATGTTATTTTGGGGTGAGAATAAGGATGAGGAATCTTGTAAA CGGATATATGCTTCTGCTGAAACCGCTAAGGAAATGAGGTGGCATGAAGATGGACGTAATAAGGATGGATTATTAAGGCATCCTGCAGATGGAGAAGCTTGGAAGGCTTTTGATGCTCGTTATCCTGATTTCTCTTCGGAGCCACGTAATGTGAGGCTTGGTTTGTGTAGTGATGGTTTTAGTCCTTTTGGAATACTGTCCACTAGTCATAGCACATGGCCGGTTGTACTAATTCCTTACAACACTCCACCATGGATTTGCATGAAGCAATCTTCATTTATCTTATCAATGATTATTCCAGGAAAAAACAGTCCTGGGAATgatattgatatttatttacaGCCTTTGATTTCTGAATTAAAAGAATTATGGAGTGGTGTCTCAACTTTTGATTCTTTTAAGAAAGAAAGGTTTTCTTTGCGTGCTGCTTTGATGTGGACATTAAATGATTTGCCTGCCTTAGCAATGTTGTCTGGTTGGAGCACTAAAGGAAAATTTGCATGTCCTTGTTATGCTTCGTCCACTAGTTCAATATGGCTAAATAATAACAAGAAACAATGTTACATGGGTCATCGTAGGTGGCTACCCGAGGATCATATATTTCgtaaacaagctgaattttttGATGCCACTGAAGAGTTACGGGTAGCTCCTATAAGAGCGAATGGTAGTGATGTGTTGAATCAATTAGATAGAATTCAACATACATATGGCAAGCAatcaaaaatgaaaaagaggaagaaaagGTCTAATGAAGGAAATGATGATTCATTAATAGGGTGGAAGAAGAGAAGCATTTTTTTTGAATTACCATATTGGCAACATAACTTGCTACGCCACAATCTAGATGTTATGCACATTGAGAAGAATGTGTGTGATAATTTTCTAGACACTTTCTTGAATGTGGCTGGTAAATCAAAAGACAACTTGAATGCTCGCCTTGATTTGGAGGAATTGAGCATTAGGAGTGAATTGCATGCCCAAAATTGTCCAAATGGTAAACATAGATTGCCTCCAGCCTCTTTTACATtaacaaaaagagagaaaaatatcCTATGTGGTGTTTTACAAAATGTTAAAATGCCTGATGGTTATGCTTCCAATATTTCAAGGTGTGTTAGAATGAACGAGAATAAAGTTGTGAATCTTAAAAGTCATGATTGCCATATTTTGATTCAATACTTGCTTCCAGTGGCATTAAAATCATGTAGTCCATCAAAAGAAGTTATTTCAATTGTCATCGAAGTAGCTTCTTTCTTCAGATCAATATGTTCGAAGGTGATAGATAGTAAAAATCTtgataaaattcaaaatcaaatcataCTGACACTTTGCAAGATGGAGAAAACTTTTCTTCCATCATTCTTTACTATCATGCCTCATTTAATGATTCATTTGGTGGAAGAAGCTAGAATGGGTGGTCCAGTGCAATACAGATGGATGTATCCCTTAGAAAG GtcatttgtaattttaaaatcaatggTACGTAATAAAGCCCAACCTGAGGGATCGATTGCTGAAGGATATGTAGCTGAAGAGTGTTTAACATTTTGTTCAAGGTATCTTCAAGGTGTTGAGTCTAGATTCAATCGTCCCTTAAGAAACCCCGATCCACCAAATGAAAATGTTAGATACTTGTTTTCTAGTTTAGGTAAACCAATAGGAAAAGGTGAGAATGTCATTTTAGATGATTTATCATTGATACAAGCACATCGTTATGTGTTACGCCATTCTGATGCAATAGAGCCATTTCTTCA AGAGTTCATTGATTTTGAAAAAAGAAGACGTAGACGAGGTACACGTCTTGACAATAGTGCTATATATAAACTACTGAATGAAAAGTTTCATGATTGGTTTCGAAATAGG GTTTTGGCAAATTCTGATTCATCCATCGCAGAGGATATTTTGAGCATTGGTAGAGGTCCTAATAATGTTGTCAGGAGATTCTCTGGCTATATAATTAATGGAATTAGATTCCATACTTTATCACGAGAGAATCAACGATTGACACAAAATAGTGGGGTTGTTAACACACCAGAAACTGGAGGGTTGGAATATTTTGGGAGATTAACTGATATTATTgagttaaattattttgataattttaaggTGGTTTTATTTAGGTGTGATTGGTATGATATTCATCATCCTGCTGGAATTAAGTGTGATGAATTTGGATTCACCCTTGTAAATTTCTCTCGCTTGATCCATACTGGCGAGAAGGCAAATGATGATCCTTATGTATTCTCTTCCCAAGTTCAACAAGTATTTTATGTGCAGGATCCTAATAGTCCTAATTGGCATATAGTTATAAAGGTTACACCTCGAGACTTGTATGACATGGGCAAAGATGAAGAAGTAGATGATTCTACTGATATTATAAATGACATTAGTCATTTTACAAGTTTTGAAGGAAACCCACAGTGGGTCAGGGATGATGTAGGGGAAGAAGATATTATTTATGTGTAA